A genomic window from Pagrus major chromosome 23, Pma_NU_1.0 includes:
- the grap2a gene encoding GRB2-related adapter protein 2a — protein MEARGKYDFNATADDELSFRKGDILKILSPQDEWYKAEMNGHEGFVPQNYIEMQSPRWFQENASRSAAEELLRYKDVGDFVIRGCQSSPGDFSISVKHENDVQHFKVMKDNKGQYFLWSEKFTSLNKLVDYYKVTSISKTREIYLNDGSSDSRSPSMAQSVKRGSLPEQRTTAAAVAATPRRASDQPYNQLAKRAGLEERASTICAPGRSSPISSACPPRRTSETMPLPQRASLVQVKALYDFTAEEDDELGFCAGDIIEVLDRTDASWWKGRLRGRSGLFPANYTSTL, from the exons ATGGAAGCCAGAGGAAAGTATGATTTTAATGCCACAGCGGACGACGAGCTCAGCTTCAGAAAGGGCGATATTCTGAAG ATTTTAAGCCCTCAGGATGAGTGGTACAAAGCAGAGATGAACGGACATGAAGGATTCGTACCACAAAACTACATCGAGATGCAGTCTCCGAG GTGGTTTCAGGAGAACGCCAGTCGCAGCGCTGCAGAGGAACTCCTGAGGTACAAAGATGTGGGAGACTTCGTGATCCGAGGGTGTCAGAGTTCCCCTGGAGATTTCTCCATCTCCGTCAA ACACGAGAACGACGTCCAGCACTTCAAAGTGATGAAAGACAACAAAGGCCAGTACTTCCTGTGGTCGGAGAAGTTCACCTCCCTCAACAAGCTGGTGGACTACTACAAGGTCACCTCCATCTCTAAAACCAGGGAGATCTACCTCAACGACGGCAGCTCGGACAGCAGGAGCCCCTCCATGGCCCAGTCG GTGAAGAGAGGAAGTTTGCCTGAGCAGCGTACCACAGCTGCAGCCGTCGCTGCTACACCGCGCAGAGCTTCAGACCAGCCTTACAACCAGCTG GCTAAGAGAGCCGGTCTGGAGGAGCGAGCTTCCACCATCTGTGCCCCAGGAAGAAGCAGTCCCATCAGCTCTGCTTGTCCTCCTCGTCGCACGTCTGAAACCATGCCGCTCCCTCAG AGGGCGTCCTTGGTGCAGGTGAAGGCGCTGTACGACTTCACCGCAGAGGAAGATGACGAACTCGGTTTCTGCGCCGGCGACATCATCGAAGTGTTGGATCGCACTGATGCGTCGTGGTGGAAGGGGAGGCTGAGGGGGAGAAGCGGGCTGTTTCCTGCCAACTACACATCAACGCTGTGA
- the fam83fa gene encoding protein FAM83F → MAESQLLCLDDEHVNEKVPESRPEFYYSEEQRAALEQLLRNGDGAFKMRLKEDNIKDFLSAREVRFIRKTFQEYDTDSDPESGETEKSKGSSSADSGVHSTYWPQMSDTEVPSLDIGWPGSSGVYKGVTRVSVYTQPPKESGPHVKEVVRRLIQEAHKVVAIAMDLLTDLQILQDLLDASSRRGVAVYAVLEARGVPHFLDMCTRLQINAMHLRNLRVRMVKGSGLALSFGKLPGSLCSKYMLVDGEKVMFGSYSFTWTSSRMDRNMITVMSGQTVDSFDNDFRELYALSEQVDLYKEFNITKPPLPTPITKPKVEPIRPPPVSMSRFQVSVNDSRQVDLKVPAHKYHNPKYSLVFGNSRGLTGSLQDLSSEMNTPVNEPTLRNGLQNNILHAVRNSKEKLDRVAPQSPGSPAEEEEGGLKKNSATGLKKRSSFRHFLKGRANQSTDTIEEGVATTQSPSPPRKVAETNGVAGHELEDSFESVDKPGPLKTKTKKPSKIIQRSMSLQTINTGDEDGSKSRRRHQKKNCIQS, encoded by the exons ATGGCGGAGTCTCAGCTTCTGTGTCTGGACGACGAGCACGTCAACGAGAAGGTCCCGGAGTCCCGGCCCGAGTTCTACTACAGCGAGGAGCAGCGGGCCGCGCTGGAGCAGCTGCTGCGCAACGGGGACGGAGCCTTCAAGATGCGGCTGAAGGAGGACAACATCAAGGACTTCCTCTCCGCCAGGGAGGTGCGCTTCATCCGGAAAACCTTCCAGGAGTACGACACGGACAGCGACCCCGAGTCCGGCGAGACCGAGAAGTCCAAGGGGTCGTCCAGCGCCGACTCCGGGGTCCACTCCACCTACTGGCCGCAGATGTCCGACACCGAGGTCCCGTCTCTGGACATCGGCTGGCCGGGCAGCAGCGGCGTGTACAAGGGGGTGACCCGGGTGTCCGTGTACACGCAGCCGCCCAAAGAGTCCGGGCCGCACGTCAAGGAGGTGGTGAGGAGGCTCATCCAGGAGGCGCACAAG GTGGTGGCCATCGCCATGGACCTCCTGACGGACCTGCAGATCCTCCAGGACCTGCTGGATGCCTCGTCACGGCGTGGGGTTGCTGTCTACGCTGTGCTGGAGGCCAGGGGAGTGCCCCACTTCCTGGATATGTGCACTCGGCTGCAGATTAATGCAATGCATCTACGG AATCTCCGTGTACGGATGGTGAAAGGTTCAGGGCTGGCCCTGTCGTTTGGAAAGCTGCCCGGGTCCCTGTGCTCCAAGTACATGCTGGTCGACGGAGAGAAAGTCATGTTCGGTTCCTACAG cttcacCTGGACTTCCTCTCGGATGGACAGGAACATGATCACCGTGATGTCGGGACAGACCGTGGACTCCTTCGATAATGACTTCAGAGAGCTGTACGCCCTCTCTGAACAGGTGGACCTCTACAAGGAGTTCAACATCACCAAGCCGCCTTTACCTACACCCATCACCAAGCCAAAGGTGGAACCAATCCGGCCTCCACCCGTCTCCATGTCTCGCTTTCAGGTGTCCGTCAATGACTCCAGACAGGTCGACCTGAAGGTACCTGCACACAAGTACCACAATCCTAAGTACTCCTTAGTCTTTGGGAACAGTAGGGGCCTCACAGGTTCTCTGCAGGACCTTTCGAGTGAGATGAACACTCCGGTCAATGAGCCGACCCTGAGGAACGGGCTGCAGAACAACATCCTTCATGCCGTCAGGAACAGCAAGGAAAAGTTGGACCGAGTTGCCCCACAGAGTCCCGGTTcacctgcagaggaggaggagggaggcctGAAGAAGAACTCGGCCACTGGACTGAAGAAACGCAGCTCCTTCAGGCACTTCCTGAAAGggagagccaatcagagcacagaCACTATAGAGGAAGGCGTGGCCACAACTCAGAGCCCCTCCCCTCCTCGTAAAGTGGCAGAGACCAATGGTGTGGCGGGACACGAGCTGGAGGACTCGTTTGAGAGCGTTGATAAACCCGGTCcactgaaaaccaaaaccaagaAGCCCTCAAAGATCATTCAGAGAAGTATGTCCCTGCAGACCATCAACACAGGAGACGAGGACG